The genomic stretch GGCATCAGCAAATCCTTTGATATCACCTTGTGGAATAAGGTGGCCGTATTTGCCATTTTGGCTCAACTCTTTCGGGCCGTAACGGCAGTCAAACGCAACCATTGGCACCCCTAAAAAGCTGGCTTCCACCAACACGGTGGGAAGCCCTTCCCATCGTGAAGGTAACAATATTGCTTTTGCACCTTGCATGTACTTGTATGGGTTGTCACTCGGGCCGTGTAAGATAATTTGCCCTTGTAATGCATTATCTGCAATCGCCTGCTCTAGCTCTCGCTTATTGGGACCATCACCAAGAATGACGACTTTCGCTCCATTTAGCGAAGCCAGCTTGATGCTTTCGATAAGTAGATCGTAGCCTTTTTGAAAATGAAGGCGACCAACACACACGTAGTAATTTTGGTAATCATGCTGCTGATGCTGAGCTAAGGTTTGTATTTCTTCACTTAGTACAGGATTATATATACGCAGTGCTTGCTCTGGGCTACACACCTTTAAGGCAACTAAATTGTCCAAGATCCCATCTGATACGCAAATCACTTTGTCTACCATGCGGAACAAAATCGAGGCGACACATCTACGTATCACGTTTTTGATACGCCCAGCCTCTGGAAGCTGAATTGGCACATGCTGTATTACCACTGTTTTACAGTGATTGGCGACACTAAACTTTAACCTAGAAAGGCCGCCTTTTGTGAAAATCACAAGGTCAGGTTCTATTCGTCTGGTTAGCTGTCTAAATGACTTGTGGCTACTTGCATTATTGGTAACACATGCAACCTCTCTAAACTTATCTAGCAGAGGACCGGAAAGGCTTTGTGCAGCCACTTCAACGGTGCAGTCGTATGTTTTCACAAGACCTGTTATAAGCTGCAAGGTAACGCGTTCAACGCCACCTAAGGTGAAGTCTTCTAGTACAAATAATAGCTTCATGTCACTATCTACCTATAAGCAGCTTGCAATTATGCAGTATGGAGTACTTAAGTATCCCTTTATCACTTCCTATCAGTTTACTCAAAGGCACCCAGGTGCCAGAAATGATATGTCGCCAGCACTCCATCGCCTTTAATTGTGATGGAGACATTAGACTCTGATGTTTGGCTAAAAACTGACTGAAACCAGTCAGGCGGTTCGGTGAGCGGGTAATACTTGCTGCAGATTGACTTTCATGTTGATAATACGTGGATTTCGGCAACTTTAGACCAGTCCCAAAACGCTGCAAGAATCTAACCCAAGTGTCATAGTCTTGCCAGGCTTTAAAACTGGCATCAAAGCCATTAATTTCCTTTAAAGCCTCGGTTTTACAAAATATTTGGTTACCCACTTTGTTGACTACTAACATGTCTTGCAGGCTGATTTCACCTATAAAGTATAAATGTTCTTGCTGTTTTTCATTGCGACATACAGTGACTGGCGTGCATAAAAAACTGTACTTCTCTTGCCACGAATTGATAAAAAAACTTAATCTATCAAAGGTAAACTCATCGTCATCGTCTAATCCTGTAATAAACTCGCCCATAGCGTTATTTATTGCGACATTCCTGGCAAAACAAGCGCCTTGAGGTGACTCATTATGAAAGACTTTTATTCTGCTATCGTCCAGCCCTTGTAAATATTCGAAAGTACCATCAGATGAGCCATCGTTTACGATTAATAGCTCCCAGTTGGTGTAGGATTGCTGCTTTACGCTCTCAATGGCTCTTTTTAGGTTTGTTAACCTATTATGCGTGGGCATATAGACAGTAACTAAAGGGGTTGCTTTGATATCTTTCATTTAAATTTAAATCACCAAGAAAATATGTGCTTTGATGCTGACGTCCTGCTGTAGCAATTGCTTTTTCCTGCATGCAATTGAAGCATTTAATACTTTATTTACTACATTAAAGCCCACCCGACTTAGTGCAACTAAATAGCTGGCACTTTGCCTTATGTAGAAGCAGAAGTAGAATGCGAGTGCTGTACAAGTGCACTTACCGCTTCAAAGTAAATTTTAACTCCATACGGTGAGCATTATTGTAGTGCTAACAACGTTGGCTAACACAATAGTTTCACTCAAAAAAACACTCATACAATAACCCGCTGCTTAAGTGTTTACCTATTTGTTGCTATATAAGACCAACCCGCTTAATTAACTGGATTGATACACACGCCGTTGTTTCTCGCAAAAGACTCTATGCTACAGGAGCCAACGTCAAGATTTGATTGTGAATTGTCTCATAGAAAGCCCACAGTGTGAATCATCTCAGTCTTAGTTACTTTGCCAATTGCATTAGTATAAAACGCTAGGCTTAAAGAGAGTTTTATACTATTTTCACTGTTCACAAAGCAACCACACATCACAAAGAAATAAAAATACACAGTAGTACGCTAGGTTGACAAAGATTGCCTTTACTGCCGTTACAGCGGTTTGCATATTTTCATGCATCTCGATCAGCCAATCACAAAAGCTATTTATTGATTATTGTGGCTCAACTATCCTAGAACAGGCAAATTTTGGACCGCTCAAGTATTCATTGCGGTGATGGGTGCAATCAATTACACCTATATCAAAGCCACGTTATCGCAAGGGATTGAACACTGTATTATGAGTCATGTGCGCTGCTTTGAATTTATTGGCGGTATGCCTGACTCGTCATTCCTGATAACCTCAAAAGTGGTGTCACTAAATAAAGAAGTAGTTTCAAGAGCTTGAAGGTCTGCAGTAACGCAAGATGCATTAACATAAAGCTGATGATGGTTTATTACAAAAGCATCATTGTCAACTTTTTTAAGCTTCGAAACAGGCTTCAGTACCTGTACAAGCATTACCTGCTAAAACAGCAGCAGGGATTAAAGCAACTTTATTAAAACGCTTCAATTTTATGTCCACGTATCCGGTGGACACTTTATGTTTCAGTCAATATTTATACCAACCCGTATTAATACTTGCTCAATTTGAGAGAGCAAATTCGACGCTAACTGCGTTAAAATTTCTTATTTAGAACACTAAATAGCAAAATAATTGTCTTGCCTACACGGAGTAGGTACCTCGGCAATAGCAGGAAGGGAGAGCGGTGTTATCGATAGAGTTTTCTGCCTCAAATAGACCTCGTAATTAAACGAATTGGTATTACACACTCAGAAAAACAGAGTATAGTAGAACGTTAAATACGTTAAAGGGCTCGACCGACACTTCATGAACATGTAGCATCAAATCTAGGCTCGTCTGTAGTAATAATAAGACCGATTGAATTCAAGAGCTAGAGCTAAATTAATATGGTTTAAAAAATAACATCGCCTGCTCTACACGCAACCTTTTTTTAAGCAATTACTAGTAACCTTATGTTGTTTTTTTTAACGGCTTTACATCCTTATTCACAAAGTAAACAGAAAGTACATAGCCAAATAATAAGTAAAAGGTTGGTAAGGTTTTAAAGCGGTCACTTATTGCCGAAGAAAGGCCAAATAGCAAAACTTCAGAGGCAACAAGGCAAGCTACTGCAAATGCCAATGCCGAAGAGACCTTTTGTCCACCACAGCTTACCCCTTTTTTATATACACAACAACAGACTAAAAAAAATACAAATTTAATTACTAATGCCGCAGCTAACCCCAGTACGCCCCACTTAATAAGGTGAAAGCCATAGAAAGACTCTATTACGTCAATTCTGGTGGCTAATTCCATGCGGTT from Pseudoalteromonas sp. UG3-2 encodes the following:
- a CDS encoding glycosyltransferase, with protein sequence MKLLFVLEDFTLGGVERVTLQLITGLVKTYDCTVEVAAQSLSGPLLDKFREVACVTNNASSHKSFRQLTRRIEPDLVIFTKGGLSRLKFSVANHCKTVVIQHVPIQLPEAGRIKNVIRRCVASILFRMVDKVICVSDGILDNLVALKVCSPEQALRIYNPVLSEEIQTLAQHQQHDYQNYYVCVGRLHFQKGYDLLIESIKLASLNGAKVVILGDGPNKRELEQAIADNALQGQIILHGPSDNPYKYMQGAKAILLPSRWEGLPTVLVEASFLGVPMVAFDCRYGPKELSQNGKYGHLIPQGDIKGFADAIDAVEQGKALAPPKTDEFTLKSAVANYHNLFLSLLSDSKLG
- a CDS encoding glycosyltransferase, whose translation is MKDIKATPLVTVYMPTHNRLTNLKRAIESVKQQSYTNWELLIVNDGSSDGTFEYLQGLDDSRIKVFHNESPQGACFARNVAINNAMGEFITGLDDDDEFTFDRLSFFINSWQEKYSFLCTPVTVCRNEKQQEHLYFIGEISLQDMLVVNKVGNQIFCKTEALKEINGFDASFKAWQDYDTWVRFLQRFGTGLKLPKSTYYQHESQSAASITRSPNRLTGFSQFLAKHQSLMSPSQLKAMECWRHIISGTWVPLSKLIGSDKGILKYSILHNCKLLIGR